The following proteins are co-located in the Coleofasciculus chthonoplastes PCC 7420 genome:
- a CDS encoding pentapeptide repeat-containing protein — MRLSIRHWLAERHIELAQLGQDNAQLAGIAFRIAQDMEVKSLNPFAISVLTEVLELPLTVAWQVAPILSQLTVGLLRILSRKKPLRRSEGTWLSFQVAYLNALQGILEQEAQLRRPWVNRAQVPASPNAEEPLVDPQLIALLKTLRPGRLSDSQAEQALSSVANSFLVQQMNNLAIAWFVANGAEETEAKLLTQRLSNGLAGHLLKVIAENALPLAQLQKFVRLGHLSNTLNTPPEEDEEEEFSTPQLTLDLDREYYRAELSRSLSEPLFAEPFSLKEIYVSLNGRRLPTTLGQENRERRRKHDLDPAYLAAASSPPTDLMAWVMAQLNDKNRIAVIEADGGCGKTSFCQMLAARVAQELYPQWMPVIIRLRDVTLGQTLEQTLETAFPVGRFTDTDGWFSRSSPPCLLILDGLNELPRSPQTERHLWTFMDQVMRFHTQKNGSNSPRHKIILTSRPVTLDGVLARRYRHSSLPPLQSRLQRIVIEPMAKEEFRKWFLQWAKLQSKSIAQSYFNFLKHGGVFQPQSPNPDLVALLTRPLMLYLVGILHRDALIDDRIFKMSPAEVKFEIYDRISRWLLGEPTSGSGPPLELIREGFSHAGRSLEAIANLLEGRSPQQLRHQMQGTALTILQTGQNQVTQTVIQNRFQNQETTPESFTQPLPTFFFRTQPRDKAGDWVKSSPRQSFSSQKATSAPLSIEFSHPSLGDYLAAEEIALQLKALTQKLPNQYGEVSFVINSSLHLAEHLYQLLGYGLLSPQIEELVIERLRREQQRNADAFSFPVLFQRLYRFYRAYCRGRWFDEGVAHRVHEQLRDLNNPLNTLQIDATVGLNVFLVLCSAAREANLPFWPCGNPEIPQDFDADQLLSFMGRTVALSPTTFWQRARRSLAQIHLPQACLNRVMLAEANLVHADLSTAELSGINLAAANLQQANLAWASLVGANLADADLKGAQLEGANLLGADLRGANLTSANLTNACLVDAQLDEPNKQFAVKSGAFFSWDEFQSYYQSLVVSPFVKTIEEEHLFEDDPMIFIESAEGELMLPTIYSQGSDRYDGETEQFDREQLNAQATVSETDQYAGETAQVDEWVTEAPVSDTEQYSGDTQQLDEMGHHPSVSNTEQYSGDTQQLDEMGQRPSVSDTEQYAGETAQVNEWEFSESETEEEQLEAGAEQETGVFHEDTIMLDEEDDYS; from the coding sequence ATGAGGCTGAGCATTCGCCATTGGCTAGCAGAACGCCACATTGAACTTGCCCAACTGGGACAGGATAACGCCCAGTTGGCGGGCATTGCGTTTCGCATTGCCCAAGACATGGAGGTTAAGAGTCTGAATCCCTTTGCGATTAGTGTCTTAACCGAAGTGTTGGAGTTACCGTTAACCGTCGCTTGGCAAGTCGCGCCGATTTTGTCTCAGTTAACGGTGGGGTTGCTGCGGATTTTGAGTCGCAAGAAGCCCTTACGCCGGAGTGAAGGCACCTGGCTGAGTTTTCAGGTGGCGTATCTGAACGCATTACAAGGAATTTTAGAGCAAGAAGCTCAACTGCGAAGACCCTGGGTGAACCGCGCCCAAGTCCCGGCGTCACCGAATGCTGAGGAACCTCTGGTTGATCCCCAATTAATTGCTTTGCTGAAAACCCTGCGACCCGGGCGTCTCAGTGATTCCCAAGCTGAACAAGCCCTGTCATCTGTGGCAAATTCCTTTCTGGTGCAGCAGATGAATAATTTAGCGATCGCCTGGTTTGTGGCGAATGGGGCGGAGGAAACCGAAGCGAAGTTATTAACCCAACGGTTGAGTAATGGACTCGCGGGTCATTTGCTCAAGGTGATTGCCGAAAATGCGCTACCCTTGGCGCAACTGCAAAAGTTTGTCCGGTTAGGTCATTTAAGTAACACCCTCAACACCCCTCCAGAAGAGGATGAGGAGGAAGAGTTTTCCACGCCCCAATTGACCCTGGATTTGGATCGAGAATATTATCGGGCGGAACTTTCCCGGTCCTTAAGCGAACCCTTATTTGCGGAACCCTTTTCCCTCAAGGAAATCTACGTGTCCCTGAACGGCAGACGCCTCCCTACCACGCTGGGACAAGAAAACCGGGAACGACGCCGCAAACATGATCTCGACCCTGCCTATCTCGCTGCTGCTTCCTCGCCACCGACGGATTTAATGGCATGGGTGATGGCTCAACTGAATGACAAAAACCGTATTGCGGTGATTGAAGCCGATGGTGGCTGTGGTAAGACCAGTTTCTGTCAGATGTTAGCAGCCCGGGTAGCGCAAGAGCTGTATCCTCAGTGGATGCCTGTGATTATTCGCCTGCGGGATGTTACGTTAGGTCAAACCTTGGAGCAAACCTTGGAGACAGCCTTCCCGGTGGGACGGTTCACGGATACAGACGGGTGGTTCTCTCGCAGTTCCCCCCCTTGTTTGCTGATTTTAGATGGTTTGAATGAATTGCCCCGTTCTCCCCAGACGGAGCGTCACTTGTGGACATTTATGGATCAGGTGATGCGATTCCATACCCAGAAAAATGGGTCAAATTCGCCTCGCCACAAAATTATCCTTACCAGTCGCCCGGTTACCTTGGATGGTGTGTTGGCGCGTAGGTATCGCCATAGTAGTCTACCGCCGCTGCAAAGCCGACTCCAGCGCATCGTCATTGAACCGATGGCGAAGGAGGAATTCCGCAAGTGGTTTCTCCAGTGGGCAAAACTCCAATCTAAATCCATTGCCCAGTCGTACTTTAACTTCTTAAAACATGGTGGTGTATTTCAGCCGCAATCTCCGAATCCTGATTTAGTGGCGCTGCTGACTCGTCCATTGATGCTGTATTTGGTGGGAATTTTACATCGAGATGCCTTAATTGACGATCGTATCTTTAAAATGAGTCCGGCTGAGGTTAAGTTTGAAATCTATGACCGGATAAGTCGCTGGTTGCTGGGGGAACCGACGAGTGGGAGTGGACCGCCCTTGGAGTTAATTCGCGAAGGCTTTTCCCATGCAGGGCGTTCCCTAGAAGCGATCGCGAATCTCTTGGAAGGACGTTCCCCGCAACAGTTACGCCATCAAATGCAAGGGACAGCCCTGACGATTTTGCAGACGGGTCAGAATCAAGTGACACAAACAGTAATCCAGAATCGGTTCCAGAATCAAGAAACGACGCCTGAGTCGTTTACCCAACCCCTACCCACGTTCTTTTTCCGCACCCAGCCCAGAGATAAAGCCGGAGACTGGGTGAAGTCCTCACCGCGCCAATCATTTTCGTCCCAGAAAGCGACATCAGCCCCCCTCTCCATTGAGTTTTCTCACCCCAGTTTAGGCGACTATTTAGCTGCCGAAGAAATTGCCCTGCAACTGAAGGCATTAACGCAAAAGCTGCCGAACCAATATGGGGAAGTCTCGTTTGTGATTAATTCGTCCCTCCATCTGGCTGAACATCTTTATCAGTTGTTGGGGTATGGTTTATTGTCTCCTCAAATAGAAGAATTGGTAATTGAGAGACTACGACGGGAGCAACAGCGCAATGCGGACGCCTTTTCCTTCCCGGTATTATTTCAACGACTCTATCGCTTCTATCGCGCCTACTGTCGCGGACGGTGGTTTGATGAAGGGGTGGCTCATCGGGTTCACGAACAGTTGCGGGATTTGAACAATCCCTTGAATACGTTACAAATTGATGCCACCGTGGGATTAAATGTCTTTTTAGTCCTCTGTTCAGCCGCCAGAGAAGCCAATCTCCCCTTCTGGCCCTGTGGCAATCCAGAGATTCCCCAGGACTTTGATGCCGATCAATTGTTAAGTTTTATGGGTCGTACCGTTGCCCTATCTCCTACCACATTTTGGCAACGGGCGAGACGAAGTTTGGCTCAGATTCATTTACCCCAAGCCTGTTTAAATCGGGTAATGCTGGCAGAGGCGAATCTTGTCCATGCCGATTTATCGACGGCTGAGTTAAGTGGGATTAATTTAGCAGCAGCTAATTTACAACAGGCAAATTTAGCCTGGGCAAGTTTAGTCGGGGCAAATTTAGCGGATGCGGATCTCAAAGGGGCGCAGTTAGAAGGGGCGAATTTATTGGGGGCGGATCTGCGGGGTGCTAATTTAACGTCGGCGAATTTAACCAATGCTTGTTTAGTAGATGCCCAGTTAGATGAACCGAATAAACAGTTTGCGGTTAAAAGTGGAGCGTTCTTTTCCTGGGACGAGTTTCAGTCCTATTACCAATCTTTGGTTGTCTCTCCCTTCGTAAAAACCATCGAAGAGGAGCATTTGTTTGAAGATGATCCGATGATTTTCATTGAGAGTGCCGAAGGGGAACTCATGTTACCAACCATTTACTCCCAAGGGAGCGATCGCTATGATGGGGAAACCGAACAGTTTGACCGTGAGCAGTTAAATGCTCAAGCTACAGTGTCGGAAACGGATCAGTATGCTGGGGAGACAGCCCAAGTGGATGAGTGGGTAACTGAAGCTCCGGTGTCGGATACAGAGCAGTATAGTGGCGATACGCAGCAATTAGACGAGATGGGACACCACCCGTCTGTGTCGAATACAGAGCAGTATAGTGGCGATACGCAGCAATTGGACGAAATGGGACAACGCCCCTCTGTGTCGGATACAGAGCAGTATGCTGGGGAGACAGCCCAAGTGAATGAGTGGGAATTCTCCGAGTCGGAAACTGAAGAGGAACAGTTAGAAGCGGGTGCGGAACAAGAGACTGGCGTGTTTCATGAAGATACGATTATGTTGGATGAGGAGGATGATTATTCTTGA
- a CDS encoding glycosyltransferase → MRTLYFLVPGTYGKFACGGLWAELKTLSLAKQVCPAEVVTYRQREKNTLFLDDLLKKQDLNNVIFVVSWGFDSPKLVAKLKLHPVIYHAHSAGYGFQLPARIPIITVSRNTMGYWGQRSPNSLIYYLPNHISEEFQDFNRERDIDVLVQARKSSEYLLQDLIPELQKHCRVKVIDSYVEDLVGLFNRAKVYLYDSAEYWAQHGVSEGFGLQPMEALACGCQVFSSVNGGLSDYLDPGFNCYKIAVYSQEYDIKRILRVIENPSLKPLDEHFLAEYRYKNIIHRLKIILADVNNFFDLSQNKPSSIPRLTKIRLAKLRLQSFLDKLRQKYILKK, encoded by the coding sequence TTGAGAACCCTTTACTTTTTAGTCCCTGGAACTTATGGCAAGTTTGCTTGCGGCGGTCTTTGGGCGGAGTTGAAAACCCTGAGTCTGGCAAAGCAGGTTTGTCCTGCGGAGGTGGTCACCTATCGTCAACGGGAAAAGAATACGCTGTTCCTGGATGATTTGCTCAAAAAACAAGATTTAAATAATGTTATTTTTGTGGTCAGTTGGGGATTTGATAGTCCTAAACTTGTAGCAAAGTTAAAGTTACATCCGGTTATTTACCATGCCCATAGTGCTGGGTATGGTTTTCAACTTCCGGCGCGTATCCCTATTATTACCGTTAGTCGCAATACTATGGGATATTGGGGACAGCGATCGCCTAATTCTTTAATTTACTATTTACCTAATCATATTTCGGAAGAATTCCAGGACTTCAATCGAGAACGGGATATTGATGTGTTAGTTCAGGCGCGGAAATCGTCTGAGTATTTACTCCAGGATTTGATCCCAGAGTTACAGAAGCATTGTCGCGTTAAAGTCATTGATTCCTACGTCGAGGATTTAGTGGGACTCTTTAATCGGGCGAAAGTTTATTTGTATGATTCGGCTGAGTATTGGGCGCAACATGGGGTAAGTGAAGGCTTTGGGCTGCAACCAATGGAAGCCCTTGCTTGTGGCTGTCAGGTTTTTTCGAGTGTGAACGGGGGATTATCGGATTATTTAGATCCGGGGTTTAATTGCTATAAAATTGCGGTATATTCTCAAGAGTATGATATTAAACGCATTCTCAGAGTTATAGAAAATCCGTCACTCAAGCCTTTAGATGAACATTTTTTAGCGGAATATCGGTATAAAAATATTATCCATCGCCTGAAAATAATTTTAGCGGATGTCAACAATTTTTTTGATTTAAGCCAAAATAAACCGAGTAGTATTCCCCGTTTAACAAAAATACGATTAGCTAAATTAAGGCTCCAGAGTTTTTTGGATAAGCTGCGACAAAAATATATCCTTAAAAAATAA
- a CDS encoding pentapeptide repeat-containing protein, with protein MNKHPLFRSIIKILGFYLALGLGVSILPANAQFREDFEQDFQQQCQRARQAPGANLSERTEYDRRLEQAYVLPRQNRPSLVGCDLRSADLRGANLGGVDLSAANFSPKTSVNRAIVTEIPANLTGANLSNAKLDYANLTRAILANANFRGARLYDTNLSGAQIVGASLDGTFASYVILYGANLSGSTLSLGNFSSARMTGADLSNTNLVRANLTLADLTNVNFNGANLSEADLSGANLTGAKLIETDLRGATGVNLQGAQLCRTTLPDGTVAAPNCVVTDNNPSVEVRPELF; from the coding sequence GTGAATAAACATCCCCTGTTTCGGTCAATAATCAAAATCCTAGGATTTTACCTAGCCCTGGGTTTGGGTGTTTCAATACTACCAGCTAACGCCCAGTTTCGAGAGGACTTTGAGCAAGACTTTCAACAACAATGTCAGCGAGCTAGACAAGCTCCCGGTGCCAATTTGAGTGAAAGAACTGAATACGACAGGCGTCTCGAACAAGCGTATGTTTTGCCGAGGCAAAATCGACCCAGTTTAGTCGGTTGTGATTTGCGATCGGCTGATCTCAGAGGAGCCAATTTAGGAGGCGTTGATCTCAGCGCTGCCAACTTTAGTCCTAAAACATCGGTGAATCGGGCAATTGTCACAGAAATTCCCGCCAATCTCACAGGAGCAAATCTGAGCAATGCCAAGCTAGATTATGCTAACTTGACTCGTGCCATTTTAGCTAATGCTAATTTTCGCGGCGCTCGGTTGTACGATACCAATTTGAGTGGCGCTCAAATTGTTGGTGCTAGCTTAGATGGTACGTTTGCCTCTTATGTCATTTTATACGGGGCAAATTTGAGTGGATCAACTCTGAGTTTGGGAAATTTTAGCTCGGCGAGAATGACAGGTGCTGATTTAAGCAATACAAATCTTGTTCGAGCCAATTTGACATTAGCAGACTTAACCAATGTCAATTTCAATGGGGCAAATCTCAGTGAAGCTGATTTAAGCGGCGCGAACTTGACAGGCGCAAAACTCATTGAAACGGATCTTCGGGGAGCAACAGGTGTCAATTTGCAGGGAGCGCAGTTATGTCGAACCACGCTTCCTGATGGCACAGTAGCGGCTCCCAATTGTGTGGTGACGGATAATAATCCATCTGTTGAGGTACGTCCAGAATTGTTTTAG
- a CDS encoding pentapeptide repeat-containing protein has product MKDGRLITTIFLMLLSPVATVDFNAVATAATHLLKDADTVRQLLETNSCIGCDLREVNLEDAKLKGANLRGANLRLAQLSRVELSRADLVNAILRNADLMEASLVDTNLSNADLRDTNLINSFLTRANLSNALLENANLTNAYLKGANLEGANLQGANLDGADWRDAILCQTTLADGTVSNRDC; this is encoded by the coding sequence ATGAAAGATGGGCGTCTAATTACTACCATTTTCCTGATGCTACTCTCACCTGTGGCTACAGTTGACTTCAACGCTGTAGCCACAGCAGCAACCCATCTCCTGAAAGATGCAGATACAGTACGGCAATTGCTAGAAACCAATAGCTGTATTGGGTGTGATTTACGAGAGGTAAATCTAGAAGACGCTAAACTCAAAGGAGCCAACCTGCGAGGTGCTAATCTCCGGTTGGCTCAATTAAGTAGGGTTGAACTCAGCCGTGCTGACTTGGTGAATGCTATTCTCAGGAATGCTGACTTGATGGAGGCTTCTCTGGTGGATACCAACCTTAGTAATGCGGACTTGAGAGATACAAACCTGATCAATAGTTTTCTCACCCGCGCCAATTTGAGCAATGCTCTATTAGAGAATGCCAATCTCACCAATGCTTATCTCAAAGGCGCAAACTTAGAGGGCGCAAATTTACAGGGGGCTAACCTAGACGGGGCTGACTGGCGAGATGCTATTTTATGCCAGACGACGCTAGCAGATGGTACGGTATCAAATCGAGATTGTTGA
- a CDS encoding RRXRR domain-containing protein, with product MLRVPVLSKSGKPLMPSLPSRARRWLRDGKAKVVHNDLECFAIQLTFETEENTQPIAVGIDPGKRYSGIGVQSALVTLWMGHLVLPFKTVKERMELRRIMRRARRGRRINRELSYSERCHRQARFENRRQGKLPPSIRANKQLELRIVKELFKLFPISTIHYELVMADVDKSSGRKSARSGVGFSPVMVGQRQMLTWLSELAPVVTHKGWQRDGNGTSQLRQWLGLAKDKKDKSNQTPVTHAVDGVTLAAFEFIRWREWHSDNVKHGDWTGNVHISSAPFAVIRRPPISRRQLHLCVPSKGGKRRKYGGTVTRHGFRKGDKVIAEKAGKTYTGWCSGDTKTQVSVSDVNWKRLAQFTAKKVQFLQRSTGLIVRIERSRNVVPSTGLSNLPLLKGSI from the coding sequence ATGTTGCGAGTACCAGTCTTATCAAAATCAGGTAAGCCGTTAATGCCTTCCCTACCCAGTCGTGCTAGGCGTTGGCTAAGAGATGGTAAAGCTAAAGTCGTACACAACGACTTAGAATGCTTTGCCATTCAGCTAACGTTTGAAACGGAAGAAAATACTCAACCCATAGCTGTAGGAATAGATCCGGGTAAAAGATATTCCGGGATTGGGGTTCAATCAGCTTTAGTTACTCTCTGGATGGGGCATCTAGTCTTACCATTCAAAACGGTCAAAGAACGGATGGAGCTACGACGGATTATGCGCCGAGCCAGACGGGGAAGACGGATTAATCGGGAACTATCCTACTCCGAAAGATGTCACCGTCAAGCTCGGTTTGAGAATCGTAGACAAGGCAAATTACCACCATCGATTCGAGCAAACAAACAGCTAGAGCTACGGATAGTCAAAGAGTTGTTTAAGCTGTTCCCTATTAGCACCATCCATTATGAATTGGTCATGGCTGATGTAGACAAAAGCAGTGGGCGCAAGTCGGCTCGGTCTGGTGTTGGGTTCTCTCCTGTTATGGTAGGTCAGCGACAAATGCTAACTTGGCTGTCTGAATTAGCCCCTGTTGTTACCCATAAAGGATGGCAACGGGATGGCAACGGAACTAGCCAGCTTAGGCAGTGGTTAGGATTAGCCAAAGACAAGAAAGACAAATCGAACCAGACACCTGTAACTCATGCTGTTGATGGTGTGACCTTAGCCGCGTTCGAGTTTATCCGATGGCGGGAATGGCACTCTGATAATGTCAAGCACGGCGACTGGACGGGTAACGTTCATATATCGTCTGCACCATTTGCGGTAATCCGTAGACCGCCAATTAGCCGTAGGCAGTTACATCTGTGTGTCCCATCTAAAGGGGGTAAGCGGCGAAAGTACGGCGGCACTGTTACCCGCCATGGCTTCAGGAAAGGTGACAAGGTTATAGCTGAAAAGGCAGGAAAGACTTACACAGGTTGGTGTTCTGGAGACACCAAGACACAAGTTTCGGTCAGTGACGTTAACTGGAAACGGTTAGCACAATTCACGGCTAAAAAAGTCCAGTTTTTGCAGCGAAGTACGGGGTTAATCGTTCGCATTGAGCGAAGTCGAAATGTCGTGCCTTCAACTGGATTATCAAATCTCCCCTTATTGAAAGGGTCGATTTGA
- the gor gene encoding glutathione-disulfide reductase: MSYDFNLFVIGGGSGGIATARRAAQYGAKVGVAEFSRLGGTCVNRGCIPKKLMVYSSHFPEVFEEAQGYGWSPVQSTLDWHKMIEAVQKELERLNGVYLRMLDNSEVQLFRGYAKFVDPHTLEIFESPNSSTASHKVSADKILIAVGGHPVTPNIPGIEHAIISDDMFLLKEQPKRVVILGGGYIGVEFACIMHGLGSEVTQIIRKEKILRGFDDDIRTQIQEGMQQHGVRILEGSVPTAIEKTGDGLKVTVCGKHEETVIGDIFLAATGRKPNLQNLGLDKAGVDLCQDAIAVDEYSRTSQPHIYAVGDCTDRINLTPVAINEGRAFADTEFGGKSRVMSYENVPSAVFSTPEAATVGLTEAQAREKHGDAVKVYRARFRPLYHTLTGREERVIVKLVVDETTDKVLGAHMVGASAAEIIQGVAIAVKMGAKKADFDATVGIHPSTSEEFVTLR; encoded by the coding sequence ATGAGTTACGATTTTAATCTGTTTGTTATTGGTGGCGGTTCAGGCGGAATTGCCACAGCACGACGAGCAGCACAATATGGGGCAAAGGTAGGAGTAGCCGAATTCAGCCGCTTGGGAGGAACCTGTGTGAATCGCGGCTGTATTCCCAAAAAACTGATGGTTTATTCCTCTCATTTTCCGGAGGTGTTTGAAGAAGCCCAAGGGTATGGCTGGAGTCCAGTACAAAGCACTCTCGACTGGCATAAAATGATCGAGGCGGTGCAAAAGGAACTCGAACGCCTCAATGGAGTTTACCTGCGGATGTTGGATAATTCCGAAGTGCAACTGTTTCGGGGTTATGCCAAGTTTGTTGACCCTCATACGTTAGAAATTTTTGAGTCTCCCAATAGCAGTACGGCGTCACATAAAGTGAGTGCGGATAAAATTTTGATTGCCGTGGGTGGACACCCGGTTACGCCAAATATTCCGGGTATAGAACATGCGATTATCTCCGATGATATGTTCCTCCTCAAGGAGCAACCTAAGCGAGTGGTGATTCTCGGCGGTGGCTACATTGGTGTGGAATTTGCCTGTATTATGCATGGCTTGGGTTCTGAAGTGACTCAAATTATCCGCAAGGAGAAGATTTTGCGGGGGTTTGATGACGATATTCGGACTCAAATCCAGGAGGGAATGCAGCAACACGGTGTCCGAATTTTAGAGGGTAGCGTACCGACGGCGATTGAAAAGACAGGAGATGGATTAAAGGTTACGGTTTGCGGTAAGCATGAGGAAACCGTAATCGGGGATATCTTTCTCGCCGCCACAGGGCGCAAGCCGAATCTCCAGAATCTAGGGCTGGATAAGGCTGGAGTCGATCTCTGTCAAGATGCGATCGCGGTGGATGAGTATAGCCGTACTTCTCAACCTCATATCTATGCGGTTGGGGATTGCACAGATCGGATTAATTTGACGCCCGTTGCGATTAACGAAGGGCGTGCTTTTGCCGATACAGAATTTGGCGGCAAATCTCGGGTTATGAGCTATGAAAATGTCCCCTCGGCAGTATTTAGTACCCCAGAAGCAGCAACAGTAGGCTTAACCGAAGCCCAAGCCAGGGAAAAGCATGGCGATGCGGTGAAAGTCTATCGCGCCCGTTTCCGCCCCTTGTACCACACTCTCACTGGTCGAGAGGAACGGGTTATAGTGAAGTTAGTGGTTGACGAAACTACCGATAAAGTGTTAGGAGCGCACATGGTTGGAGCATCAGCGGCTGAGATTATTCAGGGCGTTGCGATCGCTGTGAAAATGGGAGCGAAAAAAGCCGATTTTGATGCTACCGTTGGTATTCATCCCTCGACCTCTGAGGAGTTTGTTACCTTGCGGTGA
- a CDS encoding DUF7734 family protein — protein sequence MTNNQSTMNQGTSIGQRLEQYTIKYPQEVLLVTAQIAGEEDQIAIYKGFSSSLMRPTAFDPDVPVIPPEAEIVKIDRVASPYNPDAPRYIQQGLTWKAIQPLLVDAGV from the coding sequence ATGACGAATAACCAGTCAACTATGAACCAAGGAACTTCTATTGGACAGCGTTTAGAACAATACACAATTAAGTATCCTCAAGAAGTCTTACTCGTTACCGCTCAAATTGCTGGCGAAGAGGATCAGATTGCTATTTATAAGGGGTTTTCTAGTTCGTTGATGCGTCCAACAGCTTTCGATCCGGATGTGCCTGTCATACCACCCGAAGCAGAAATTGTCAAAATTGATCGCGTCGCGAGTCCCTATAATCCGGATGCACCTCGTTACATTCAGCAGGGGTTAACTTGGAAGGCGATTCAGCCGTTGTTGGTAGATGCTGGTGTTTAA
- a CDS encoding DUF3177 family protein: MPDQLLQALVWTDYRLAVLFTVLIPLILIIWAFVKKADAMVRLLIIYWRVSSLLAITVYIMIASWPIGFISGWLARVLIPISLWFWVDVNEDIEDQPTNLLKLTLTAWRWAITIYCGIGVLWSLPSLGCAFTPDALETLACRVWLEPPFLFKQYFHPESSPQFLGFIGIVGLLIYVLYLSYFVLIRLGKQGRIAMEQ; encoded by the coding sequence ATGCCCGATCAACTTCTGCAAGCATTAGTCTGGACAGACTATCGGTTAGCCGTTTTATTTACGGTGTTGATTCCCCTGATCCTAATTATATGGGCTTTTGTCAAAAAAGCTGATGCCATGGTGCGCCTATTAATTATCTACTGGCGCGTATCCAGTTTACTGGCAATTACGGTTTATATCATGATTGCCTCGTGGCCCATTGGTTTTATCTCGGGTTGGCTTGCCCGAGTTTTGATTCCCATCTCCCTCTGGTTCTGGGTAGATGTGAATGAGGATATTGAGGATCAACCGACGAATCTGCTGAAACTTACGCTGACGGCTTGGCGCTGGGCAATAACGATTTACTGTGGGATTGGTGTCTTGTGGAGTCTTCCGTCTCTAGGATGCGCGTTTACTCCAGACGCTTTGGAAACGCTTGCCTGTAGAGTTTGGCTAGAACCTCCCTTTCTCTTTAAACAATACTTCCATCCTGAGTCTTCTCCTCAATTTTTGGGTTTTATTGGCATTGTTGGATTATTGATTTATGTTCTGTACTTGAGCTATTTTGTTTTAATTCGCTTAGGGAAACAGGGACGAATCGCGATGGAACAGTAG
- a CDS encoding Calvin cycle protein CP12 has product MSDIQEQIDRERQQARTVCDAQGAESPDCAVAWDSVEELQAEAAHQKQKGTKKTSFEKYCEENPDADECRVYDE; this is encoded by the coding sequence ATGAGTGATATTCAAGAACAAATTGATCGGGAGCGTCAGCAAGCTAGAACTGTTTGTGACGCTCAAGGCGCAGAGTCCCCAGACTGTGCGGTAGCTTGGGATTCTGTCGAAGAGTTACAAGCTGAGGCAGCACACCAGAAGCAAAAAGGCACAAAGAAAACCTCCTTCGAGAAGTATTGCGAAGAAAATCCTGATGCAGATGAGTGCCGCGTCTACGACGAATAA